From a region of the Pseudomonas fulva 12-X genome:
- a CDS encoding GNAT family N-acetyltransferase gives MTNGAAAGTIGRSTLPWTAPVTLPSLHTPRLLLQPLQLADAEQIQPLFGQWEVVRYLNAQVPWPYPADGALGYLRDVALPAMAAGQEWHWTLRPIAEPERVIGVISLMDTPGNNRGFWIAPAWQRQGLMSEACVAVNRYWFEVLQRPLMEVPKALANVASQRLSAREGMRLVATGESDYVCGRLPSQTWALSREEWLNRQT, from the coding sequence ATGACAAACGGGGCGGCGGCCGGCACTATCGGTCGCTCCACTCTGCCATGGACTGCCCCCGTGACCCTCCCCAGCCTCCATACCCCTCGCCTGCTGTTGCAGCCCCTACAACTGGCCGACGCCGAGCAGATCCAGCCGCTGTTCGGCCAATGGGAGGTGGTGCGCTACCTCAATGCCCAGGTGCCCTGGCCCTACCCGGCCGATGGCGCGCTGGGCTACCTGCGTGATGTCGCCCTGCCCGCCATGGCTGCCGGCCAGGAATGGCACTGGACGCTACGGCCCATCGCCGAGCCCGAGCGGGTGATCGGCGTGATCAGCCTGATGGATACGCCGGGCAACAACCGCGGTTTCTGGATCGCCCCAGCCTGGCAACGCCAGGGCCTGATGAGCGAGGCCTGCGTGGCGGTCAACCGCTACTGGTTCGAGGTGCTGCAGCGCCCGCTGATGGAGGTGCCCAAGGCGCTGGCTAACGTCGCCTCGCAGCGGCTGTCCGCGCGTGAAGGCATGCGCCTGGTGGCAACCGGCGAGAGCGATTACGTGTGCGGCCGGCTGCCTTCCCAGACCTGGGCGCTCAGCCGCGAAGAATGGCTAAACCGGCAGACCTGA
- a CDS encoding NAD(P)H-dependent oxidoreductase, with amino-acid sequence MKKILLLNGGKQFAHSDGRLNRTLHETAAAFLDQAGIEFKTTEIDAGYDVAEEVQKILWADVVIYQMPGWWMGAPWIVKKYIDEVFTEGHGSLYANDGRTRSDASQKYGSGGLIHGKQYMLSLTWNAPQQAFDDPSDFFEGKGVDAVYFPFHKSQQFLGMNALPTFLCVDVMKRPDVERDVQRYREHLVGVLQNA; translated from the coding sequence ATGAAAAAAATCCTGCTCCTCAACGGCGGCAAGCAATTCGCCCATTCCGATGGTCGCCTCAACCGCACGCTGCACGAAACCGCCGCCGCGTTTCTCGACCAGGCCGGGATCGAATTCAAGACCACGGAGATCGACGCCGGTTATGACGTCGCCGAGGAAGTGCAGAAGATCCTCTGGGCCGATGTGGTGATCTACCAGATGCCCGGCTGGTGGATGGGTGCGCCGTGGATCGTCAAGAAGTACATCGACGAGGTGTTCACCGAAGGCCACGGCAGCCTCTATGCCAACGACGGTCGTACCCGCTCCGACGCATCGCAGAAGTACGGCAGCGGCGGCCTGATCCACGGCAAGCAGTACATGCTGTCGCTGACCTGGAACGCCCCGCAGCAGGCCTTCGACGACCCCAGCGATTTCTTCGAGGGCAAGGGCGTGGACGCGGTGTACTTCCCCTTCCACAAGTCCCAGCAATTCCTGGGCATGAACGCCCTGCCGACCTTCCTGTGTGTGGACGTGATGAAGCGCCCGGATGTCGAGCGTGACGTGCAGCGCTACCGCGAACACCTGGTCGGCGTGCTGCAGAACGCCTGA
- a CDS encoding putative quinol monooxygenase, which yields MYGFILHAHTRPERANDFEQLFRAYVEPSRAEPGCIEYHMLRDAVDPTLFIFFEVWQSREHLAVHTALPHMRNFHERRMEYLSRDFDIREIEMLSLSSARA from the coding sequence ATGTACGGCTTCATTCTTCACGCCCATACCCGCCCGGAGCGGGCCAATGACTTCGAGCAGCTGTTTCGTGCTTACGTCGAGCCCAGCCGCGCCGAGCCTGGCTGCATCGAATACCACATGCTGCGCGATGCCGTGGACCCGACCCTGTTCATCTTCTTCGAGGTCTGGCAGTCCCGCGAGCACCTGGCGGTGCATACGGCGCTGCCGCACATGCGCAATTTCCACGAGCGGCGCATGGAGTACCTGAGCCGGGATTTCGATATCCGCGAAATCGAGATGCTCAGCCTGTCTTCGGCCCGCGCATAA
- a CDS encoding eCIS core domain-containing protein, whose amino-acid sequence MFKRVLLYGLLTVLPVPAALACAPGETQVCLGGCICVPDPNGVLGPMQERAGTITANALEGWILRSRESAMRQGTLPIPPQIRQQLLPFYAAELLDAVRYKVGDLDELSAARNVMQNPDIRAVTLVDIIVFRNAEMAEHDAALWAHELLHVQQYREWGTAGFAARYSRDYNAVEAPAYRRQAEIARILREQAGR is encoded by the coding sequence ATGTTCAAACGCGTTCTGCTGTATGGGTTGTTGACGGTTTTGCCGGTGCCTGCCGCATTGGCCTGCGCGCCAGGGGAAACCCAGGTGTGCCTGGGCGGCTGCATCTGCGTGCCGGATCCCAACGGCGTGCTCGGGCCGATGCAGGAGCGCGCCGGCACCATTACCGCCAACGCCTTGGAGGGCTGGATTCTGCGTTCGCGCGAGTCGGCCATGCGCCAGGGCACCTTGCCGATACCGCCGCAGATCCGCCAGCAGCTGCTGCCGTTCTACGCCGCCGAACTGCTCGATGCGGTGCGTTACAAGGTGGGTGATCTGGACGAGCTGAGCGCCGCCCGCAATGTGATGCAGAACCCGGATATCCGCGCCGTCACCCTGGTCGACATCATCGTGTTCCGTAACGCCGAGATGGCCGAGCATGATGCCGCGCTGTGGGCCCATGAACTGCTGCATGTGCAGCAATACCGGGAATGGGGCACGGCGGGCTTCGCGGCGCGCTACAGCCGCGACTATAACGCCGTCGAAGCGCCGGCCTATCGCCGTCAGGCCGAGATCGCGCGCATTTTGCGCGAACAGGCGGGCCGTTAA
- a CDS encoding DoxX-like family protein → MTDALLARLTLGAIFIYHGLVPKLLFRDASELQLLDAHGLPHSLLVLAGVGEVLLGLLIVLLRRQRWPLYLAMAGLVVLLMDVVIFAPAVLVQAFNPLSLNLAALVLGVIALRERPRS, encoded by the coding sequence ATGACTGATGCCCTGCTGGCGCGCCTGACGCTTGGTGCAATCTTCATCTACCACGGCCTGGTGCCCAAGCTGCTGTTTCGCGATGCCAGCGAGCTGCAGCTACTCGACGCCCACGGCCTGCCGCATAGCCTGCTCGTACTGGCGGGTGTCGGCGAAGTGCTGCTGGGGCTGCTCATCGTACTGCTGCGGCGGCAGCGCTGGCCGCTCTACCTGGCGATGGCTGGATTGGTAGTGCTGCTGATGGATGTGGTGATTTTCGCGCCTGCGGTGCTGGTTCAGGCGTTCAACCCGCTGAGCCTGAACCTCGCCGCTCTGGTGCTCGGCGTAATCGCCCTGCGCGAGCGCCCGCGCAGTTAA
- a CDS encoding thiol-disulfide oxidoreductase DCC family protein, giving the protein MAYPPHLQAGDHVVLFDGVCKLCNGWSRFLIRHDRARRLKLCSVQSPQGQAILAWFGMPLDHFDTLLYVEGDKALQRSDAILAILGQLPAPWRWAALARVIPRRLRDWLYDPIARNRYRLFGRHDHCPVPRPEDRERFLHD; this is encoded by the coding sequence ATGGCTTACCCACCCCACCTACAGGCCGGTGATCACGTCGTCCTGTTCGATGGCGTGTGCAAGCTGTGCAACGGCTGGAGCCGTTTTCTGATTCGCCATGACCGCGCACGCCGGCTCAAGCTGTGCAGTGTGCAGTCGCCCCAGGGCCAGGCGATTCTGGCTTGGTTCGGCATGCCGCTGGATCATTTCGATACCCTGCTTTATGTCGAAGGCGACAAGGCCCTGCAGCGCAGCGACGCCATTCTCGCCATCCTTGGGCAGTTGCCGGCGCCTTGGCGCTGGGCGGCGCTGGCGCGCGTGATACCGCGCCGTTTGCGCGACTGGCTGTACGATCCCATCGCCCGCAACCGCTACAGGTTGTTCGGCCGCCACGATCACTGCCCGGTGCCACGCCCCGAAGACCGCGAGCGCTTTCTGCATGACTGA
- a CDS encoding Lrp/AsnC family transcriptional regulator, whose product MTDEIDQQLIVALTEDSRRSLKALAQISGLSSPSVAERLRKLEDKGVLKGYGVDIDPRAFGYQLQAIVRIRPLPGQLHEVERQIQATPQFTECDKVTGEDCFIARLHVRSMEQLDEILDHINVYALTNTAIVKKTTVKRRLPPME is encoded by the coding sequence ATGACTGATGAAATTGACCAGCAATTGATCGTCGCCCTGACCGAAGACTCGCGCCGTTCCCTCAAGGCCTTAGCGCAGATCAGCGGCCTGTCCTCGCCCAGCGTGGCAGAGCGCCTGCGCAAGCTCGAAGATAAAGGGGTGTTGAAAGGCTACGGCGTGGACATCGACCCACGCGCATTCGGCTACCAGTTGCAAGCCATCGTGCGCATTCGCCCGCTACCAGGCCAGCTGCATGAAGTGGAACGGCAGATCCAAGCCACGCCGCAATTCACCGAATGCGACAAGGTCACCGGCGAGGACTGCTTCATCGCCCGCCTGCATGTGCGTTCGATGGAGCAACTGGACGAGATCCTTGACCACATCAACGTCTACGCCCTGACCAACACTGCCATCGTCAAGAAGACCACGGTCAAGCGCCGGCTGCCGCCGATGGAATGA
- a CDS encoding DMT family transporter, with translation MDKHIQKGTLEMVAAMLISGTIGWFVLLSGLPVLEVVFWRCLFGALTLLVVCAMLGFLRPGLLSRYTAMLAVVSGVAIVGNWLLLFASYSRASIAIGTAVYNVQPFMLVILAALFLGEKLTLQKLAWLSISFLGMLAIVSAHGSAGQGGSDYLTGIAFALGAAFLYAVAALIIKKLKGIPPHLIALIQVSVGVLMLAPLADFTALPQSQQTWSILLTLGVVHTGGMYVLLYGAIQKLPTALTGALSFIYPIAAIAVDWIAFDHQLSALQWLGVAAILLAAAGMQQGWSLRIGGWRSVSH, from the coding sequence ATGGACAAGCACATACAAAAAGGCACGCTGGAAATGGTCGCCGCCATGCTGATTTCCGGCACCATCGGCTGGTTCGTACTGCTTTCTGGCCTACCGGTACTGGAGGTGGTGTTCTGGCGCTGCCTGTTCGGTGCGCTGACGCTTCTGGTGGTCTGCGCCATGCTCGGTTTTCTGCGCCCGGGCCTGCTCAGCCGCTATACGGCGATGCTGGCGGTGGTCAGCGGGGTGGCCATCGTAGGCAACTGGCTGCTGCTGTTCGCCTCCTACTCCCGCGCATCGATTGCCATCGGTACCGCGGTCTACAACGTCCAGCCGTTCATGCTGGTGATTCTGGCGGCGCTGTTTCTCGGCGAGAAACTCACCCTGCAAAAGCTCGCCTGGCTGTCGATCTCGTTTCTCGGCATGCTCGCCATCGTCAGCGCCCACGGCAGCGCCGGGCAGGGCGGCAGTGACTACCTGACGGGCATCGCCTTCGCCCTGGGCGCGGCCTTTCTGTACGCCGTGGCTGCACTGATCATCAAGAAGCTCAAGGGCATACCACCGCACCTGATCGCGCTGATCCAGGTGAGCGTTGGTGTGCTGATGCTGGCGCCGCTGGCCGACTTTACCGCGTTGCCCCAGAGCCAGCAGACCTGGTCGATCCTGCTCACTCTGGGCGTGGTGCATACCGGCGGCATGTACGTGCTGCTCTACGGCGCCATCCAGAAGCTGCCCACGGCCCTGACCGGCGCGCTGTCGTTCATCTACCCGATCGCGGCGATTGCCGTGGACTGGATCGCCTTCGATCACCAGCTCAGTGCGTTGCAGTGGCTGGGCGTTGCGGCCATCCTGCTGGCGGCGGCGGGGATGCAGCAGGGCTGGAGCTTGCGCATTGGAGGGTGGCGAAGCGTCAGCCATTGA
- a CDS encoding peptidase U32 family protein → MSLPKNHLELLSPARDVEIAREAILHGADAVYIGGPSFGARHNACNEVADIARLVEFARRYHARIFTTINTILHDDELEPARALIHQLYDAGVDALIVQDLGVLDLDIPPIELHASTQTDIRTLGRAKFLDQAGFSQLVLARELNLQEIRAIANETDAAIEFFIHGALCVAFSGQCNISHAQTGRSANRGDCSQACRLPYTLKDEKGGVIAYEKHLLSMKDNNQSANLRALVEAGVRSFKIEGRYKDAAYVKNITAHYRRELDAILEDRPDLARASSGHTAHFFVPDPDKTFHRGSTDYFVTERKVDIGAFDSPTFTGLSVGHVEKVNKRDLIAVTFEPLSNGDGLNVLVKREVVGFRANICELKGEFEEDGEKRYRYRVEPNEMPEGMLRLRPNHPLSRNLDHNWQQALQRTSAERRIGVSWKAELREDALKLTATSEEGISVDVALPGPFGVANKPEQALDGLRDLLTQLGTTIYHAQGVQLDAQQAFFVPNSQLKSLRREAIEALTAARVAAHPRGSRKAESNPPPVYPESHLSFLANVYNHKAREFYHRHGVQLIDAAYEAHEEEGEVPVMITKHCLRFSFNLCPKQAKGVTGVKTKVAPMQLVHGDEVLTLKFDCKPCEMHVIGKMKGHILDLPQPGSAAAQVVGHISPEDLLKTARRQAPH, encoded by the coding sequence ATGTCCTTGCCCAAGAACCACCTGGAACTGCTCAGCCCTGCCCGCGACGTCGAGATCGCCCGCGAGGCCATCCTGCATGGCGCCGACGCCGTCTATATCGGCGGCCCGAGCTTCGGTGCCCGGCACAACGCCTGCAACGAGGTGGCCGATATCGCCAGGCTGGTGGAGTTCGCCCGTCGCTATCACGCGCGCATCTTCACCACCATCAACACCATCCTGCATGACGACGAGCTGGAGCCGGCGCGCGCGCTGATCCACCAGCTCTACGACGCGGGCGTGGACGCGCTGATCGTGCAGGACCTCGGCGTGCTGGACCTGGACATTCCGCCCATCGAGCTGCATGCCAGCACCCAGACCGACATCCGCACCCTGGGCCGCGCGAAATTCCTCGACCAGGCCGGCTTCTCCCAGCTGGTACTGGCCCGTGAGCTGAACCTGCAGGAAATCCGCGCTATCGCCAATGAAACCGATGCTGCCATCGAGTTCTTCATTCATGGCGCGCTGTGCGTGGCGTTCTCCGGCCAGTGCAACATCTCCCATGCCCAGACCGGGCGCAGCGCCAACCGCGGCGACTGCTCCCAGGCGTGCCGCCTGCCCTACACCCTCAAGGATGAAAAAGGCGGCGTGATCGCCTACGAGAAACACCTGCTGTCCATGAAGGACAACAATCAGAGTGCCAACCTGCGCGCCCTGGTCGAAGCCGGCGTGCGCTCGTTCAAGATCGAGGGCCGCTACAAGGACGCGGCCTACGTGAAGAACATCACCGCCCACTACCGCCGCGAGCTCGACGCGATTCTCGAAGACCGCCCGGACCTGGCCCGCGCTTCCAGCGGCCACACCGCACACTTCTTCGTGCCCGACCCGGACAAGACCTTCCACCGCGGCAGCACCGATTACTTCGTCACCGAGCGCAAGGTGGATATCGGCGCCTTCGACTCGCCGACTTTCACCGGGCTTTCCGTCGGCCATGTCGAGAAGGTGAACAAGCGCGACCTGATCGCCGTCACCTTCGAACCGCTGTCCAACGGCGACGGTCTCAACGTACTGGTCAAGCGCGAGGTGGTGGGTTTCCGCGCCAACATCTGCGAGCTCAAGGGTGAGTTCGAGGAGGACGGCGAGAAGCGCTACCGCTACCGCGTCGAGCCCAACGAGATGCCCGAAGGGATGCTGCGTCTGCGCCCCAATCATCCGCTGTCGCGCAACCTCGACCATAACTGGCAGCAGGCGCTGCAACGCACCAGTGCCGAACGCCGTATTGGCGTGAGCTGGAAGGCCGAGCTGCGCGAGGATGCCCTCAAACTCACCGCCACCAGCGAGGAAGGCATCAGCGTCGACGTCGCCCTGCCCGGCCCGTTTGGCGTGGCCAACAAGCCGGAACAGGCGCTCGACGGCCTGCGCGATCTGCTCACTCAACTGGGCACCACCATCTATCACGCCCAGGGCGTACAGCTGGATGCACAGCAGGCGTTCTTCGTGCCCAACTCGCAGCTGAAAAGCCTGCGCCGTGAGGCCATCGAGGCGCTGACCGCAGCCCGCGTCGCCGCCCACCCGCGCGGCAGCCGCAAGGCCGAGAGCAACCCGCCGCCGGTGTACCCCGAGTCGCACCTGTCGTTCCTGGCCAACGTCTACAACCACAAGGCCCGCGAGTTCTATCACCGCCACGGCGTACAACTGATCGACGCCGCCTACGAGGCCCACGAAGAAGAAGGCGAAGTGCCGGTGATGATCACCAAGCACTGCCTGCGCTTCTCCTTCAACCTGTGCCCGAAGCAGGCCAAGGGCGTCACCGGCGTGAAGACCAAGGTCGCGCCGATGCAGCTGGTACACGGCGATGAAGTGCTGACCCTGAAGTTCGATTGCAAGCCGTGCGAGATGCACGTGATCGGCAAGATGAAAGGCCACATCCTCGACCTGCCCCAACCGGGCAGCGCGGCAGCCCAGGTGGTCGGCCATATCAGCCCGGAAGACCTGCTGAAAACGGCGCGGCGCCAGGCGCCGCACTGA
- a CDS encoding YecA/YgfB family protein, producing the protein MDNRGLEKLDQLLLKYGNDDSILSASELDGYFAAIVSGPRQIDPGIWYPHIWAEQLPKWANDKEGERFTKLAVELMSEAAYMLGEEPDDYEAIFLADDNGKGEKLIVSQWCAGYLRGAQVAGWIDAELPEKLEAALASITLHGSEEGVEALNAMSDEEYDASVATVEPAAVALYQYWQEHLEPVLPVRRDEAKVGRNDPCTCGSGKKYKQCCMNK; encoded by the coding sequence ATGGATAACAGAGGGCTCGAAAAGCTCGATCAGTTGTTGCTCAAGTATGGCAACGACGACTCGATTCTTTCCGCCAGCGAACTGGACGGTTATTTCGCGGCCATCGTGTCCGGGCCTCGGCAGATCGATCCCGGCATCTGGTATCCGCACATCTGGGCCGAGCAGTTGCCCAAATGGGCCAACGACAAGGAAGGCGAGCGCTTCACCAAGCTGGCTGTCGAGCTGATGAGCGAAGCCGCCTATATGCTCGGTGAGGAGCCGGACGACTACGAGGCCATCTTCCTGGCCGACGACAATGGCAAGGGCGAGAAACTCATCGTCTCGCAGTGGTGCGCCGGTTATCTGCGTGGCGCTCAGGTGGCGGGCTGGATCGATGCCGAGCTGCCAGAGAAGCTGGAGGCTGCGCTGGCGAGCATCACGCTGCACGGCAGCGAAGAGGGTGTGGAAGCGCTCAATGCCATGTCCGATGAGGAGTACGACGCCTCGGTCGCTACGGTCGAGCCGGCCGCTGTGGCGCTCTATCAGTACTGGCAAGAACATCTGGAGCCTGTGCTGCCGGTTCGCCGCGACGAGGCCAAGGTCGGCCGTAACGACCCCTGCACATGCGGCAGTGGCAAGAAGTACAAGCAGTGCTGTATGAACAAGTAA
- a CDS encoding HDOD domain-containing protein — protein sequence MDIASLFAELHTLPTVPKVAQDLIQQFDNPSTSLESVARNIERDPVIAAKVLRLANSARFRGSRDASSVEDAAMRLGFNTLRTLVLASAMTGAFKVDTGFNLKKFWLRSFRVASIARTLAKQSKLDADAAFTCGMMHNIGELLIQTGAPDFARRLNRHPQREAAAQAAEETLQLGFGYPEVGAELARRWQLPALIQNAIAYQNKPTQAPGDGQYARLVAQAIHAEESLEAHGLSDAAKQDLEGPLFEGVDLNKLFEALPAVLEADKAFGDLLN from the coding sequence ATGGATATAGCCAGTCTGTTTGCCGAATTGCACACCCTGCCCACCGTCCCCAAGGTCGCCCAGGACCTGATCCAGCAGTTCGATAATCCCTCCACCAGCCTGGAAAGCGTGGCGCGCAATATCGAGCGTGACCCGGTGATCGCGGCCAAGGTGCTGCGCCTGGCCAACTCGGCGCGCTTTCGCGGCTCGCGAGATGCCAGCAGCGTAGAAGATGCGGCCATGCGCCTGGGCTTCAACACCCTGCGCACCCTGGTGCTGGCTTCTGCCATGACCGGCGCCTTCAAGGTCGATACCGGCTTCAACCTGAAAAAATTCTGGCTGCGCAGTTTCCGCGTGGCGAGCATCGCCCGCACTCTGGCCAAACAGTCGAAGCTCGATGCGGATGCCGCCTTTACCTGCGGCATGATGCACAACATCGGTGAGTTGCTGATCCAGACTGGCGCCCCGGATTTCGCCCGGCGCCTCAACCGCCACCCGCAACGTGAAGCTGCGGCCCAGGCCGCCGAGGAAACCCTGCAACTGGGCTTCGGCTATCCGGAAGTCGGCGCCGAGCTGGCGCGCCGCTGGCAATTGCCGGCACTGATCCAGAACGCCATCGCCTACCAGAACAAACCGACCCAGGCGCCGGGCGACGGCCAGTATGCGCGCCTGGTGGCGCAAGCCATCCATGCCGAGGAAAGCCTCGAGGCCCATGGCCTGAGCGATGCAGCCAAACAGGATCTGGAAGGCCCGCTGTTCGAAGGCGTGGACCTGAACAAACTGTTCGAGGCACTGCCCGCCGTGCTGGAAGCGGACAAGGCCTTCGGCGACCTGCTGAACTGA
- a CDS encoding GGDEF domain-containing protein, whose amino-acid sequence MLAPVDHTDQSRRRMFKTLLWVTICFGVLFSVFNATRGLWLLVGIEVVYTALAFYMLVVVERTRHLKALTIIYLIPFLGVMMATLANPDTSVGIFAWIQTIPIILYLLLGLRLGLIGSLIFVSLGLYLYTQHYTEKNPSDSIGFLLDIGMATLAITIFSHTYEYTRAQTEKRLIELISTDYLTGLANRSKLTEIFCRERAHAQRNQSPLALVYLDIDHFKQINDRFGHEAGDMALRHFASVLSQRLRATDLLCRLGGEEFAALLPNTSAAQAAAIAEALRERLASTPMMVDGTPLQMTLSAGVAIFGQDGERLDELMNAADKRTYAAKRAGRNQVVSAEASVPA is encoded by the coding sequence ATGCTGGCCCCAGTCGATCACACCGATCAGTCCCGGCGCAGGATGTTCAAGACCCTGCTGTGGGTCACCATATGCTTCGGTGTGCTGTTCTCGGTCTTCAACGCGACCCGAGGTCTATGGCTGCTGGTAGGCATCGAGGTGGTTTACACGGCGCTGGCGTTCTACATGCTGGTGGTCGTGGAGCGCACCCGGCACCTGAAGGCCCTGACCATCATCTACCTGATCCCTTTTCTGGGCGTGATGATGGCCACCCTGGCCAACCCGGACACCTCGGTGGGCATCTTCGCCTGGATCCAGACCATCCCGATCATCCTCTATCTGCTGCTTGGCTTGCGCCTGGGGCTGATCGGCTCGCTGATCTTCGTCAGCCTGGGCCTGTACCTGTATACCCAGCACTACACCGAGAAGAACCCCAGTGACAGCATCGGTTTTCTGCTCGATATCGGCATGGCGACCCTGGCCATCACCATCTTCTCGCACACCTATGAATACACCCGCGCACAGACCGAAAAGCGCCTGATCGAGCTGATCAGCACCGACTACCTCACGGGCCTTGCGAACCGTTCCAAGCTGACCGAGATCTTCTGCCGCGAGCGTGCCCACGCCCAGCGCAACCAGTCGCCCCTGGCTTTGGTGTACCTGGACATCGACCATTTCAAGCAGATCAACGACCGCTTCGGCCACGAGGCGGGTGACATGGCCCTGCGCCATTTCGCCAGCGTGCTGTCGCAGCGCCTGCGCGCCACCGATCTGCTATGCCGGCTCGGCGGCGAAGAGTTCGCCGCCCTGCTGCCCAACACCAGCGCAGCCCAGGCGGCCGCGATTGCCGAAGCGTTGCGCGAGCGCCTGGCCAGCACACCCATGATGGTGGATGGCACTCCCCTGCAGATGACCCTCAGCGCCGGCGTTGCCATCTTCGGTCAGGACGGCGAACGCCTGGACGAGCTGATGAACGCTGCCGACAAACGCACTTATGCGGCCAAGCGCGCCGGCCGCAATCAGGTGGTCAGCGCCGAGGCATCCGTTCCCGCCTGA
- a CDS encoding SMP-30/gluconolactonase/LRE family protein, with protein sequence MNDTQPTGSSRRRFLKHSLICSAAAAGAGSLLPQLAGAAQPLGLRYPDSAVQVLDDSFLQLRLFNASVEKLADGLRWAEGPVWFGDSRYLLVSDIPNNRIMRWDEISQSLAVYRQPSNYANGLVRDTQGRLIACEGSTTQELGRRITRTEHDGRITVLADTFEGKRFNSPNDVVVKRDGSVWFTDPPFQTGNFYEGYKIEPELPHGVYRIDGETGQVTRVADDLGGPNGLCFSPDEKTLYIVEGRAKPNRLVWAYAVNDDGTLGQRRKHIEATDTGALDGIKCDEFGNLWCGWGSNGTPESEPEKLDGVRVFNTEGKAIGHITLPERCANLCFGGEKGNRLFMASSHAIYSIFVNARGATLV encoded by the coding sequence ATGAACGACACCCAGCCAACTGGCAGCTCGCGCCGCCGCTTCCTCAAGCATTCGCTGATCTGCTCCGCTGCTGCCGCCGGCGCCGGCTCACTGCTGCCGCAATTGGCGGGCGCCGCCCAGCCGCTCGGCCTGCGCTACCCCGACAGCGCTGTGCAGGTGCTCGATGACAGCTTCCTGCAACTGCGCCTGTTCAACGCCAGCGTGGAAAAACTCGCTGATGGCCTGCGCTGGGCAGAAGGCCCGGTATGGTTCGGTGATAGCCGCTACCTGCTGGTCAGCGATATCCCCAACAACCGCATCATGCGTTGGGACGAGATCAGCCAGTCGCTCGCCGTCTACCGCCAACCCTCCAACTATGCCAACGGCCTGGTGCGCGACACCCAGGGCCGGCTGATCGCCTGTGAAGGCTCCACCACCCAGGAGCTGGGGCGACGCATCACCCGCACCGAGCACGACGGGCGCATCACCGTGCTGGCCGACACATTCGAGGGCAAGCGCTTCAACTCGCCGAACGACGTGGTGGTCAAGCGCGACGGCTCGGTGTGGTTCACCGACCCACCCTTCCAGACCGGCAATTTCTACGAGGGCTACAAGATCGAGCCCGAGTTGCCCCATGGCGTCTACCGCATCGATGGCGAAACCGGCCAGGTCACCCGCGTGGCCGACGACCTGGGCGGCCCCAACGGCCTGTGCTTCTCACCGGACGAGAAGACGCTGTACATCGTCGAAGGGCGCGCCAAACCCAACCGCCTGGTCTGGGCCTATGCAGTGAACGACGACGGTACCCTCGGCCAGCGCCGCAAGCACATCGAAGCCACCGACACCGGCGCGCTGGACGGCATCAAATGCGATGAGTTCGGCAACCTGTGGTGCGGCTGGGGCAGCAACGGCACACCAGAAAGCGAGCCGGAAAAGCTCGACGGCGTGCGGGTGTTCAACACCGAAGGCAAGGCCATCGGCCATATCACCCTGCCCGAGCGCTGCGCCAACCTATGCTTCGGCGGCGAGAAAGGCAACCGCCTGTTCATGGCCAGCAGCCACGCGATCTATTCGATCTTCGTCAACGCCCGGGGCGCGACGCTGGTTTGA
- a CDS encoding cupin domain-containing protein, which yields MANTPITVLRDTQPMPVVDACKWERIEGDPHTVNLNAYTSDDGSKIMGTWICTPGKWRVEYVKWEYCHFQEGYCIITPDGMAPIHLKAGDIFVVEPGMKGTWEVVETVRKYFVFA from the coding sequence ATGGCCAACACACCGATTACCGTTCTGCGCGACACCCAGCCCATGCCCGTGGTCGATGCCTGTAAATGGGAGCGCATCGAGGGCGATCCGCACACCGTCAATCTCAACGCCTATACCAGCGATGACGGTAGCAAGATCATGGGCACCTGGATCTGCACACCGGGTAAATGGCGGGTCGAGTACGTGAAGTGGGAGTACTGCCACTTCCAGGAAGGCTACTGCATCATCACACCGGACGGCATGGCGCCGATCCACCTCAAGGCCGGCGACATCTTCGTCGTCGAGCCGGGCATGAAAGGCACCTGGGAAGTGGTCGAGACGGTGCGCAAGTATTTCGTATTCGCCTGA